CATGAATTGATAGCTGAAAAAGGAGCTTTCCACCATTAACCCACAGGGTTAACATCTCAATATTTATCATAAAGGATTCATATTTTGGGAGTAAGTTGTACTCCTTGGTCATATGCTAGATCCACCTGTGCATGCAAGTCAAGAGAGGTTCATCACAAAAGTTATGTTCATTTGTGTAGACCAAACTTTACACAAGATGGACAAACCATATTAGATGGAAAAATTGTATGTTTCCTTCACAACCTTGGAACTAGCAAAAAGAAACTCCAAGAATATAGCAATAGGCACATTAGAAACCAAGCCAATACATGCCATCACAAAGGAAGTCATTAGGAAttgcataataaaaaaaaggtacACTCATTATTGTCTTGGAATTTTACCAGACATATAAAATGTCACCACATAGAGTTTTTTCACAGATTATACcatctagggatgtcaatttagcccgcaacccgtgggctgacccgaatagcccgccaaatttatagggttagggctgaaaatttccagcccgataaaattacagcccgattagcccgcacctgaTTTACCCCTATTGCACTTATTTTGTGTCACGATTAGATTAGTGCTCCATTGccttattaatatttataaattatgcaTATCAAtaaaagtttaatttatttataattttaaataaattactcaATACTTATAATAACTTTAAATGTTACAAGATTAAtggaaactaaagaagaaaatataatatgaaagcaaaaactgaaTTGAACTCGGTGTCCCTGTCTCTAAATAAGAAAATCAAAGATTAAATCGACACATACAAGTGTCCAGAAACTATTGGGAAACAGAGATTCCACATAGCCAAAATATATGCATTAGATAGCCAACGTGGCAAAGAAATGGAACCCACCTGATCTTAGCAAGCCAACGGCATCAAAGAATTAGATTTGTAGATATGCCAACTAGGCATAAAGATAAGAGAACCCGATTCCCATATCAAAATCAGCCGTCCGATCCCAAAAATCTACATATCTAGCGGTCACCTATCAACCTCCAACCGCAACCACAATTGCACCATTCAAAATGGGCACTAACCCcctaaaaatttaataatttgagCTAGCAGAAATGGCCGCCGTGACCACACAAGCCTCCGCCACCGTATTCCGGCCAAGCCGGTTCTTGAGCGGTTCTTCGGGAAGACTTAACCGGGAAGTGTCGGTTAAACCGTCGGCATCATGTTACAAATCATTCAAAGTGGAAGCCAAGAAAGGTGAATGGCTACCCGGGCTTCCGTCCCCCGCCTATCTCGATGGCAGGTGCGAATTATTATAAATTTCGGGTCCGTTTGCTAGGGCAGATAACTTATCTGACTtaaaatatttgttattatCATGAGTATATTTCTTTCTTATCTTTTCTATCAAAACGACCCCCTTATTATAACCATATTTGTAACAAATAGTAGTTGTTTATAAAGTTTATTATAATGAAACAGTCTGGCCGGAGACAATGGGTTCGACCCGTTGGGGCTGGCGGAGGACCCTGAGAACCTGAGGTGGTTCATCCAGGCCGAGCTCGTGAACGGGCGTTGGGCAATGCTGGGGGTAGCTGGAATGCTGCTGCCAGAAGTGTTGACGTCTATCGGGATCTTGAACGTGCCCAAGTGGTACGACGCCGGAAAGGCCGAGTACTTCGCCTCGTCGTCCACGCTGTTCGTGATCGAGTTCATCCTGTTCCACTACGTAGAGATCAGGAGGTGGCAGGACATCAAGAACCCAGGGAGTGTCAACCAAGATCCTATCTTCAAGCAATACAGCTTGCCCCAGGGCGAAGTCGGCTACCCCGGCGGCATCTTCAACCCCCTCAACTTCGCCCCCACTCTCGAGGCCAAGGAGAAGGAGATCGCCAACGGTTAGGATAataatagtcatttaaatcacaaaagtttcaatttttctcaaatTGTCTCACCCGTGTGTTTCTATGCAGGGAGACTGGCGATGCTGGCCTTCTTAGGATTCATCATCCAACACAACGTCACCGGAAAGGGACCCTTCGACAACCTCCTGCAGCATCTTTCCGACCCATGGCACAACACAATCATCCAGACATTCCAGGGCTGAGACTGAAATCAATGTACTGtaatatatactatattgaGTGGATTTTGTCTCAAATTTGAGCTGTATTTGTAAGACAATATTAATGTACAGGGAGAAGCAACTTGGACTTGGAGTTTTTATCATCGATACGCTGCATTTATCTCGTATTTTTCACTCATCGATGATAAAACTCTCCAACAAACACATTATGTTATGTCTGTTTTACTACCAAACTAAACCAATTCTCTAGCCATTGGCTAACGAAAATACGGCCTGGCTCTACGAACCAACTTGTTAATAATCTTCTTTGCTTGCACGAGAGGGTTATAACAAACCCAGCTAACGTGTATTGTCTCAACTCCAGTAAACTCGAGCAAGCTGTGTATGAACCAGACTTTGTATCAATCACTGGAGCAGTCTGGAGGCTGCAAGAAATGACAAGTAGTTTGCTTAGAAGTTGATAATTCATTATATTGCATACCACAAAACTGAGACATGCTCACCGGAGGATAAGAGTTATCGTCTAGCATGGAAATGGCACACGGACCAGCGTTGGGAACCAAACTATGCGGAAGGTCGAAATTCCCGTTTATCTGGTAACCCAAGCTACTCAGTTGAAAATTCATATCCTTTCCAGGTTCCATCAAGTCGGGAAAACTTAAATTTCCAAACGAATTATAGGGATATTGATCACCAAGAGGCGGTCTCATGTGAGCAGAATAAGAGTAATCATCAATGGACAACAAGTCTAGTCTTCTTTCAGTTTTCATCTCTCTTGAATTGTCAAGATCCTGTTCTTTCACATTGGGGAAGTAATCGGAGCATTCCATATCTCTGGTGATGAACAATACGGGTTTTGAACACAAGTTGAAATTAAGTCACATATATCCATATGTGAAACTGCAGAATTATATATGAAACCATCAACTAAAGAAAGACTTACCGACTACCCAGGAACTGCGGTTCGCCCGATAGCATCATATGCTGACCCTCTCCACCGGGAAGCCATGACTGGTTTACACAGTCCTGATCACTGCTTGTAGCTAAGGGAAATTGCATGTTGTTTGCAAACTGTGGTTTGGGAAGTTCTTGCTCATAAACTCTACCAAAGTCTCCACACACCTATATTACACGCCAAACACTATTCAAAGAAATAAATAGAACAGGGAGAATAATGAGATATCTGAACCAGTGGATTGCATTGTTACCTGGCTTGTGCAGTCAAACTGAATAAGCGGTTCCTTAAACATCTTTTCCTGTTGAATGATAATTATATCAGTACACTTAGTTTGGTCACTCTTAGCCTGGATCGTGCAATCAAGATCTGACTTTTTTGCCTACATATTTGACCATAAAACACCTTGTACTAAATTCATAGAGCATGAAATCAGTGAAATGGCTCGTAAATTTACCTTGGTTATGTGGGTCCTATTCAGCGATTCTCGAAGAGAATTTTCCATCTGATCTAGGTGTTCAATATCTTCAATAGTGTCTGGATTACTCCACCATCTGAAGACAAATGAAACACTTCATATATCTACAAGCAATTCAATGAAGAGCTAACTTGCTAACCAGATCATGATTAACACCTCAAAActgaatttcaattttcaacaaaATCAAGGAAGTACAAAATTGCATAAGTTTGATATTGTATGGTCAATTATAGTCTATGGACCAAAAGTTGTGAGATTTAACCTTATTCTTTCATGTAATTCAGCAATTTGAGCTTGAAGAGTCGTGACTCGGTTTTGCATTTCCTATCAAGTATAAGAACATATTAGGCATTTCAGGGGTTGGGGGTCAGGTCAAACTATGGTAAGCTTGACTTTTAGATCAATTATGGCTAGTCAGAGTACCTCAATTGATGGAGTACTGCAAAACGAAAAAtcagaaaacagaaaaaatCATCAGAAATTGCATGCTTAAGCAATTAAAATTGTCTAAGGAGTTAATAGTCTTACCTTGCATCAAGAAACTCCTCTATATCAACATCTTGGTCAAGCTTCTTGAAGTTTCTTTTTAAAGTCTTATCATATCACATATCCAAAGGGATTAACATCACTTTCTTTTCAAgaagaacaatagaaatttaaGCTTACATAGTTCACATTATACTTACTTCAAGACTCTCCAACCTCCTGCTTGAGATTCAGAAAACAAAGTTAAAAGAGGTTGAGTTATTATAGCATTGAAAGACGACAGTTAGAAGTACCTCTTTGCCCTTTCTTTTGGTGTAAGTTGAGCATATTTTGCTATCATTTCATCAATGTTGCTgaaacaaaaaaagaagatgAATTTCTCAAAATGTCCATGCTAAAGCCAGTTTTACAGAAGGAACacaagaaatagcaagttcctAACTAACACATCCAATTATGATCATGTTGCCTCAAACAACACATAAGGTTAATCAGTCATATCTTGCTGCATATTCTTCAGCATCAAAATGGGAACTATAATCAACATCAAACTCGTTACAGAGTCTATAACGACAGCATATAagcaacacacacacacatactaaAAGAGAGTCTTTCCATGTATATTGCATTGTCCATCAACATAAAGCcataattacaaatgataagcCCAATTAAAGTCCACACCAAAGCTACCTTCGCTGACCGCAGAATATGGATGGCTTCCCAGATGGAGAAAATATGATCAGTACAATGGGAATGTCACATAAAACAGAAATTTCCTGGGCCTTTTTCAAGATTCCAGCCCTTCGTTTTCCATACGTAACCTGCCGGCTGTTCAGAGTCTCCAATCTCTGTATCTTGAGCTTTACCCTTCCCATCCTTCAAGTTCACAACCACACTTGTATACACCTTTATCATTTTCACGTAACCAATCATTCCTTATGATATATAGAATACCAAAATTGGAATTAGCTTTACTACATGATTTCCAACATTATAAGAATCAAATCACACATTGTCAAATTTAAAGCTGGATTCAGatatgtatattataaaaaagCGATCTTTCCTAATAGTAGTATATAGCAACAACAACCTTAATATGAAATCGCACAAACAAGTGCAAATTGCAGATACAAAATCCAGCGATAATCCTGTATTTTCCACAAACAAGGGATCAAATTAATAAGAAATGGATAAGAGAAAGAGAAGTGTGAGACAGTCAGAGTGGAGGATATTAATGGAAAGATTGAAACCCTATTTTGGCATTAGGGAAACAAATATGCAGAATAATGCAAATGggaaatgacctaaaaatggGATATCCAAATCAGGGGACGAATAGGCCTGATATATGTGAATGTGGTATAAGTAATTTGCAAAAGTtcatgaaaatgaaaaaggggAAAACAGGGGAAGAAGGAGTGATTTTAAGGGAGAGATGcaacgagagagagagagagagctatgGAGAAGGATTGAGGAGAAGACAACAGGTTGTACTATGATTTCGGCAGTTAAAACTCGCGGGAGAACCGAACCTACGTTCACTAGATAGGCGTATCAACCAGATATTTTACTTATGTTTTCATATACCTATACAATTTAACAATATTCAGGTAATATTTTTTACAATTAATTGTTCATTATTGTTATTATCACATTCGGTTAAGATTTTTTTAAACATTtgggtagggatgtcaatgcagcctgcaacccgtgggctgacccgaataacccgccaaattttatagggttagggttgaaaatttatagcccgataaaattacaacccgattagcccgcacccgattaacccgcaacccgttagggtcagacccgaaaacccgatggacTGGCCCGAAAAcctgataaaatttctattgttctatttgtttgactcctaattggacaatttcattgattatttttataatatagataactaaaaaaataacattcaattttatattaaacatataaattatatattaaatttttattaatataataataaataaataaattagaaacttctaattcattaataaatatttaaatttgtaaaacatgttttaaaacatgctttaaaatatttaaatttatgttttattttacacaaatctcaaatattagtatttgatcatgtttgtgtttgagtttaagtatatatctcaaatttatcataattaaatatttatattttataaatataactaattttcgtcattatttattagattgatcgatgttaattttatcggtagcaacccgattaacccgttgggccAACCTGAAACCCGagcgtttagggttagggttgaacttttataacccgaaaaaatctcaacccgattagcccgcactcgattacccgcaacccgagtagggttggcccgaaacccaatgggccga
This sequence is a window from Salvia splendens isolate huo1 chromosome 14, SspV2, whole genome shotgun sequence. Protein-coding genes within it:
- the LOC121765824 gene encoding chlorophyll a-b binding protein P4, chloroplastic-like — encoded protein: MAAVTTQASATVFRPSRFLSGSSGRLNREVSVKPSASCYKSFKVEAKKGEWLPGLPSPAYLDGSLAGDNGFDPLGLAEDPENLRWFIQAELVNGRWAMLGVAGMLLPEVLTSIGILNVPKWYDAGKAEYFASSSTLFVIEFILFHYVEIRRWQDIKNPGSVNQDPIFKQYSLPQGEVGYPGGIFNPLNFAPTLEAKEKEIANGRLAMLAFLGFIIQHNVTGKGPFDNLLQHLSDPWHNTIIQTFQG
- the LOC121765823 gene encoding agamous-like MADS-box protein AGL65 isoform X2, which produces MGRVKLKIQRLETLNSRQVTYGKRRAGILKKAQEISVLCDIPIVLIIFSPSGKPSIFCGQRSNIDEMIAKYAQLTPKERAKRRLESLETLKRNFKKLDQDVDIEEFLDASTPSIEEMQNRVTTLQAQIAELHERIRWWSNPDTIEDIEHLDQMENSLRESLNRTHITKEKMFKEPLIQFDCTSQVCGDFGRVYEQELPKPQFANNMQFPLATSSDQDCVNQSWLPGGEGQHMMLSGEPQFLGSRDMECSDYFPNVKEQDLDNSREMKTERRLDLLSIDDYSYSAHMRPPLGDQYPYNSFGNLSFPDLMEPGKDMNFQLSSLGYQINGNFDLPHSLVPNAGPCAISMLDDNSYPPPPDCSSD
- the LOC121765823 gene encoding agamous-like MADS-box protein AGL65 isoform X1; the protein is MGRVKLKIQRLETLNSRQVTYGKRRAGILKKAQEISVLCDIPIVLIIFSPSGKPSIFCGQRSNIDEMIAKYAQLTPKERAKRRLESLETLKRNFKKLDQDVDIEEFLDASTPSIEEMQNRVTTLQAQIAELHERIRWWSNPDTIEDIEHLDQMENSLRESLNRTHITKAKKSDLDCTIQAKSDQTKCTDIIIIQQEKMFKEPLIQFDCTSQVCGDFGRVYEQELPKPQFANNMQFPLATSSDQDCVNQSWLPGGEGQHMMLSGEPQFLGSRDMECSDYFPNVKEQDLDNSREMKTERRLDLLSIDDYSYSAHMRPPLGDQYPYNSFGNLSFPDLMEPGKDMNFQLSSLGYQINGNFDLPHSLVPNAGPCAISMLDDNSYPPPPDCSSD